The DNA region CATTCTGAACCATGGAAATCTGTCGTAAAATGGATCTCCACCAGTTAATGACTCAACATTATAGTCCGGTGATGTGGGCGACATTTCAGCTTCGTTGTGGTACATCTCTCTCATGAGCTCGAGTCTTTGcctgtaaataaattcaatagtaaacaaaatgaaaatgtggTGATGAAGCAAGCATACAAGTCCGGGTTGGTGCCACCCTGATAAAAgaagcaataaattaatatgtgtgCCACATTGATATAAAGCTGCTTTGTGGAAAAGACTGTATGAGCTCcttttttattcaatgatcattaaaatctattttataaaagagatAATCGaagaaacaaattttctttgttGACAAGTTGAAGATgaactaaattaatgtaaataatgcaATGAAGTGTTCTTATTGGATGTGGCAGTGTGTAGCAAAAACAACATTCGCCAGCAGTCCAACCCATCCCGCAAACGAAATATGTACACGTGGCGTCGTGCAGTGCATCGCATTGTATGTACATacgatattaaaaacaaacacttgGTATTTACATGAAGCGAACCAAAGAGGTGGCATACGGTGGCACCAACCTCGACGGCAATAGATTCGTTAGTGAGAAGCGTGAAGGTGACGGCGGACACTGCGTTAGGCACTTGAACAGGTGCGGGGGCGGCTCGTCCGGACTCACGGCGTAACAACCACCCTCCGTTACCTCGGCGTTGTACACGTGCCGCATCAGTTCCAGCCTCTGGCTAAGGTAAAATGATCAAGGAGTCTTGTGCTGTGCCGCCAAATACTTTCACATAAATCAAGCTCTTTTgttcacattttaaatatgattttggtGCTTGGTTTATGTGtcattttgtgtttaaattagaaagatgGTGCAGCACTTACCGTAACTTGTCCAATGACCAGTAGTGAGTAGCGCCGTTCTTTGTATCCTGAACTTCAACAGCAACAATGGTTCTGGGCACATTGCTATCTTCATCTTGGTCATAGTCAATGGCAGGTCTTAGATCAGCTGGTAATGGTGAATATAATGTATCTGTTAGCAAAGTAAATTGGAACTGAACCtgcaaaatgaattaatttgctAGTAAAGACAAGAaacataagtaaaatatttaatacaaagatATACAGTTTCGATAACTCGCtgaattacattttgttaCACGTTACCTTCTTTTTGAGCTCGACAGAAATGGCGTTGGCTTCCTTGAGGAAGATTGCGTTGCCCCAGAGGTCGTCCCTCAAAGACGTGAACTGATGGTGTTTCCATTTTCTCCAGGCGCTCGCTGCCAACTCGTACTCTTTCTCGGTCCAGTTGCACTCTGCGTCAAACAGAGGGTTCACTGCAAAAGCAGCCCTATCTCAATTTCGAAAGCCGGTTTAAGCAGGACATGCACTCTGACAAGTTCATTTGTCTGTGGTATGTTTGTCTCGGTGGATTTTACGTCAGCGGATCAGGAGGGAAATTGAgcgacaaaaaatataaaatacaaagcaTGCAAACTACTTTAGTTATTCTGGACGGTCTAAGTTTACGCAAAGTCACACAGGGCTAGTCTACTTTGATTTTCTGTGTCTTGTACAAAGTGCAACAGCTACATCCAGGTAAAcaggtaaattttttaatttaagtatttgtaATATGTTGAGTATTTTTACAGTAGCAATAGAAAACCAACAAcagttgattttaaatatatatgtacatgtgtaaattaattaagcacTAAACGTAATGAGACCTAAGTTACATCACCATTCTGTTCAAttacttcaataaaaatatataaaacaatcaaCCGAGacataagtaaaaatttaaaaccttcTACCCAACTAAAACTTTATACAAACACTAACACAAATCACCGAATATCTTACCAAATATATCGTCTTCATTATTGAAATCTTCAGGAGTGTACGAACTGTACATAGACATTGTCATACTTTGCTCTTCTACTTGTTTTTGGAGGGCATCAATTCTAGCTTCATAATTCTACAAAAACAACAtgaaatttactgaaaaaatattgtatgcaATCTAAACCTTTCTTTGTTCTTCAAATAACTGATCTGCCGTTTCTTTTTCTTTACGATACTGCTCTtccaaatttaacaatttcttctCCATTTCCGCTTTTAAATCGACGCCTTGCTTCTCCAACAGTTCGTTCTGGGCGAAACTCCAGTCAAGTGTTTCTAGAGGTGTATTCTTCTCTCTCATTTCTCTGGCCTCGTCGGGATGAGTGAATCTGAAAACGTGCGTCTTACCCAATATCACTCTGGAACCGGTTGTCAACAAAATCGGTTCTGtcacctaaaattaaaatatttaactaatgtaatatgaatttttttgataaatacagTACCTCTCTTCCATTAACATAGATTAAAGCATTGTTGAGAGGAACTAATGTGACTCTATTGTCTTTGTTTTCGAAGACGCAATGCTCTGGCTTTATATGGGATCCAGACAGTTGCACATCTTGAGGTATGTTAGCTTCAGCGGATCCTATTCTAGTTAAACCGTCCTAAAATCAAAAATGGTAATAAACGGCGATTAATTTAGAACCAATTTTCTTACCTtgatgtaatatattaaacattctgACATGAATGGGTCTTCGTTTAGGTTTACCAAGTGAGGAGTGCGTTTAGGAGAAAACACGCCCACTGTGATGCCATCTTCTTTAACGGCGACACCCATTTCTGCGAAAACTGCTTCACGTTGTACACGAATTTCTTCGGTCTTCTTCAGTTTTTCTTCCCAAGTTTCATTCAATTCTAAAATCATTTGGTTAAATATCgttccatataaattattcggCTACATATTAAACGGATTAGAAAGTTAATAGACTATTTTACCTGCAATGAGTTTTTCGCTGGCTTGTAGCTGGTCAACAGCTTCTTCGGCAATTGTTGTGGACGTAGTTCTTGATCTGGCGTTTTCTTTGTTGTTTCTAACCACCATGTTTTCTTCAACTCCTATAAGGAAACAAGTAcgtaaattttgtgtttaagtTATTCGGTAATGATTGCTaagctataaaatttaaatcaaataaataaatttatcatcaggttacttaatatttgaataagcaAGCCCCAAGCAAACATTCACAAGATTCGTCGTTACTTGGacacaaaacataaaaaataaactgaagaTTCTCATGAAGTTTATCACTTTTAacacataaatttgttaaaaatgtttggacAAAAGCAACAAACAATCGGAAATCAGGGTTTTATAGTTTGTGTTTGTGTCCCCGTctcttcaaaataatataatgcttgTATGATTGTATGAGATAGACTAAAAGTACATACATACAAGTTGCGAATGACAAATAATTCTCACATTATACAAgacttataaacttttaaaattcatactaggaagaattcaaaatatatgtataagtatatttttattttgtttttttttttatattatatatcacTGATTTTCAATGAGTTGGAATATAACTAAGAACTAAGTATGAATctacataaatattgataatatgttCTACCCCCATCAAAATGTTTAAGCAACGAATTCTCCTAATATGAAAAGAGTCAACATACCAACTCTACATGAAACGTATTGTACAGTTAAGAACACGAACAATCCAAAAAAACCAATCCCATGAGTGTTTATGTAAAGCTGAAAACATATGTCAGGCAGAATTCTTGTCCTACAAGCTACATCCcaccaaaatatatattttcggCAATTGCCAACATTCACAAAAAATCTTGCGTTTTGTATTGTTCTTGTTCTGATCTATACGTGATATGTTGCTACTGCCACGAAAATGGCTGTGTAGAGACAAGGTAAACAGGGGGTGGCTGTCACATACAAGGctgtatcataaataaatgggGTGCCAAAAGCCGTTCGTTTCGTTCGACAAGCACATACTTACTAGCTGGCTCCCTTTTTTCATAAACTATTTTACCATCGGGGCCTGCAGCCGTAAAAACGATGCACAAAATAATATCAgccaccatttttttaataatcaaattgtgTGCTCAAATGCTACGATTTATAATTTCTGGGGTCTGCCAAAGGGTTAATTACTCTAAAGAAGAAGAATTTTACACGTTGTGGTCTAAAATTCTTCTTCTgcacaaaaatttcaacaaaacacaataaattatttcttaattttagtttaatttgttaagcaatttaactaaaaacttAACCTCACCTTCTTGAACTTCAATTCCTTCAGCCTTCAGAAGTTCCCTAAGCTTCATGATCTCCTCCTTGAGTTCCCTGATAAGTTTGGCGTTGGCATCCTCATTGACCACGGCCTTGCATACGATTTGTTTGGCGCGATCAGCAtatctgaaaattatattgacaCAAGGTGTTAACAGTGACAATATTACTATTACCTTAGGGTTGAGAGAGTTTCGTCGTAATTGATATCAGCTGGTGATATGGCGGCGATCATGGCCGTTTTACTGTTACCGCCTAGGTTCTCGCGAAGAAGCCACGTCAAGACCGAATCTCTGTAAGGGATGAAGTCGGCCTTTTTCGATTTCTTATTCTTGGACGCCTATAAAcagaaatcaattaaaacacatcTCACAACTAGTAATTGCTCGCATCATCAAACGTGATACACTTACCGACTGCAACAGAAAGCGTTAAAAAtgaggaaaaaaatatgaatagtgAGCTAAATGAGCATGGTTTAAGTTTGAATTGTTACTTACGATTTCGGCTAATGCGGATATGACTTTGCCTAAAGTCGTGAGACTTTTGTTGATGTTGGCGCCTTCTTTGAGACGGGTGCCTTTGGCTCCGGTGGAGTCCGCTCTTTCGGAACCGGCGAGATCCACCAAGGATATTTTCGATACTTTTTCTGTGGTCAGCTGAGTTGTATCATCGTATctagaattttagaaatttgccTTAAGAGCATTTCTGGTCTTAACTGATGAATAAGTAAAATCTTcgtaaagttattaaataaaactcattggataatatttgatataaattatttagtaaaatttatacttttggaAAAATCGTTTTACTACTGTTTTATGTCACTAAAAcatttgttacttttttattaggttaggttatatattatatattcttaataattcaacaatgctataacaatgtaaatttatttgaatggtcaaatataaaaaagcatGTAAGAATAAGAacaaaaaatccataaaaatactttagcATAATTTAGGAGAAAGAAGgcgaaaaaaacaattttttcttcgGTCAATAAACCTTAAGCTTTTTatatctgtataaaattattattactttattacttttgttaCTGTAAGCTTTTTACATTTATGACTGCTTTTATGGCACAAAACAAAATACGAAAACCATAAAGTACATAATAAAACatggaaaacattttaaatattaattcttgaccaatttgaaatttttaacaaaaaaattgttgtatttacCTCTGTTGTGtgaaaaatatggtaaaaactGCATGAGATCGAGAACTGGTCTCATTCATGTTGGTTGCAGCCACGGTACGAGCTTTGTTGCCCTCGTCTATCAGGTCATGAATATCCTGGTAGCTAGTGACTGCCAACTTGCTGAGATCCTCCACGTAGGGACCGAGAAGAGGGTGTTCACGCACTCTCAAATTCCCTGCAAACgtttcaaacaaaatatgaaattgcaaagataaaaaataaaatttacctttGTTCTTCGGATTGAGAAGATCCCGCACTCTTTCACAGTAGATTTCCATGTAGCTCACCTCCACTGAGTACTTGATATCGGGCGAGCTGTTGGTACGTATTTTGTTGAACAGATCCTTGCAGATCTGCGGTATGATGCCCTCCTGGCCCTCTTCCTGTTTACCCATCATGGTGTACGATTTTCCCGCGCCAGTTTGTCCGTAAGCGAATATGCAGACATTGTAGCCGTCGAAAGAGTGCTGCAACATCTCTTCGCCTATGTCCTTGTAAACTACCAATTGCGAAGAGAATTCCGGATCGCCTTCCTGAAATTTTCCACcaaggaaaattatatttcgaaCTACTTTTTATTATCCATGATTcagtaaatcaaaattattagcagtaaataaataatattttggatcaatgctaataaatgttttgtgtTAACATTTTGCTGTACTGGAAAATTGCTTTGTGAGTTTCATTAAAACCAATatcaaacattaatttaactgtttCCGTTATGAAACTCTACAATAATCAATAGCCAATACTTTagcatttaacaataataaacagctaatttattaacagtgcaccaatatttatataaatgaaaaatataacttacGTCATGTGACCAATATgaataatcaaaattgaatGAGTGTATTTTTTGAGCATCTTTTGTGTTTCTATCATCTTTGGGATTTAGTATGgctggaataaaaaatatataattaattaaaaaattgtatttttgtatatatttaatgaaatttatttaaaataatacttactgGTTGTATTACCACCCatctttattatacatttacattCTCGTGATATTTCTCGATTGTTGAATGGTCGAACGCGTACTGCAACTTTTACTGATGACATTGTTGAGTTTTTGGACTTTTactgtaacaaaaaatacgaattaatttaacattcttccaatattaaaatacaacaaacCACAACTACAAGTTTGAAAAAGTACTAAAAATTTGCATTtcgaattgaattttaaagtaatatgtatatatagtaTACTTGTATAGTAAGTACTTACTATATAAGTATAAAACATAAACTACTATTAttttcctaaattaaaaattcttaaattaaattaaaaaatatattcaattacttttaattatatttaaaccatatttttaatgtaatatatctgaatatataaccaaaattgtttgtataattttaaataaaaaatatattatatgtatataatttttttaatttttttcgcaataaaaatatattttcataatttaaataaaatattctaattgctttcaaaactatatatttgatttgatttgatgatttttaaaactgagcttttattaaagtaaagttgagtagataattaaatattaaaataaatcttatctttattattttcaaaaatttattaattttcactttAACATAATTCATTAGAAAATGGTTTAGTGATGAAtacgtttaaatatcaaaatttagaatttaggttaaaaaagttaaatcttatcttattatttttaaaaattgattagttgATGATGAAAAGTTTTTTAAcctaaatattgatatttaaacatattcacCACTAAaccattttaagtaaaatatataaatgttaaataaattaatatacgttATATATGTGAgtcaaaagttttattttagatttttagattcctttttgtattttttataagacaATTATAAGTATTGTTGCCAAAGCAATTAATAGTtcagaaaattaatactttttaatatttaaaatagtatttctaATAACTTTAAGTTATATTGTCTGTTTGAAACAGATTAAtcacaataaaatactaaacttgaagataaaacttttaattgtaacaaaataacTTCTGCATAAACAACTTTATATCAGATTTGTAACTTTTATATGCCATTAATCTTAAGGAACCTTAAGTTTGATAAGACTAAGTTAGATTTATGGCAACATGCCCAATGAATTTAGAAAGACTTGTCTCTGATAAAATTgcgttttctatttatatttatataaaaaatgttggaaTATATAATACGATTAGATATGaaagtacaaatatttactatgaattgcatttatttgtgttattatAAGTTGAACATTTATTGTAGACGACTCAGTAAACATCCAATTTAATTGAACACAAAACGTTCGTCATGTTGCGACATAATTGTATTTTGCACGAGTATCAATGACGTAGACGAACGGGGTATGAAATTTTACACCCTGCTGTCGGTCAATGCGTGGGAGTCCACCATAGTACATTATTAAACGCCAACTCGCAAATCCGACGcacacaattaatttcttcCGTCAGAGTATAAGAAAATCAAACACATAAACGACATTCGTGCGTTTTAGTTTAATGTCAGAAGATTAATGGTAAAATCACAATTCCGTGAATGTGACTCGTAAAATGTATGGTATAAATCACATcaagtacattattaaatCCACATTATGTCATCTTTTTAACAACCCCTTACATTTTGTGATAATTCATAAACTACACTTATCCAGATAAACCAGGCCTCGTAAATTCTACGAGTCCAGGACCCTCGTCATTTATCGCTCCGCTAATCACAATACTAAGTAATTACACgagaca from Aethina tumida isolate Nest 87 chromosome 1, icAetTumi1.1, whole genome shotgun sequence includes:
- the LOC109600306 gene encoding kinesin-like protein unc-104 isoform X2; translated protein: MSSVKVAVRVRPFNNREISRECKCIIKMGGNTTTILNPKDDRNTKDAQKIHSFNFDYSYWSHDEGDPEFSSQLVVYKDIGEEMLQHSFDGYNVCIFAYGQTGAGKSYTMMGKQEEGQEGIIPQICKDLFNKIRTNSSPDIKYSVEVSYMEIYCERVRDLLNPKNKGNLRVREHPLLGPYVEDLSKLAVTSYQDIHDLIDEGNKARTVAATNMNETSSRSHAVFTIFFTQQRYDDTTQLTTEKVSKISLVDLAGSERADSTGAKGTRLKEGANINKSLTTLGKVISALAEIASKNKKSKKADFIPYRDSVLTWLLRENLGGNSKTAMIAAISPADINYDETLSTLRYADRAKQIVCKAVVNEDANAKLIRELKEEIMKLRELLKAEGIEVQEGPDGKIVYEKREPARVEENMVVRNNKENARSRTTSTTIAEEAVDQLQASEKLIAELNETWEEKLKKTEEIRVQREAVFAEMGVAVKEDGITVGVFSPKRTPHLVNLNEDPFMSECLIYYIKDGLTRIGSAEANIPQDVQLSGSHIKPEHCVFENKDNRVTLVPLNNALIYVNGREVTEPILLTTGSRVILGKTHVFRFTHPDEAREMREKNTPLETLDWSFAQNELLEKQGVDLKAEMEKKLLNLEEQYRKEKETADQLFEEQRKNYEARIDALQKQVEEQSMTMSMYSSYTPEDFNNEDDIFVNPLFDAECNWTEKEYELAASAWRKWKHHQFTSLRDDLWGNAIFLKEANAISVELKKKVQFQFTLLTDTLYSPLPADLRPAIDYDQDEDSNVPRTIVAVEVQDTKNGATHYWSLDKLRQRLELMREMYHNEAEMSPTSPDYNVESLTGGDPFYDRFPWFRMVGRGFVYLSNLLYPVTLIHKVAIVSEKGDVRGYLRVAVQAVIDEDNSDQVGVRQSARIAFESNPKAIMDRNMHNLEERIIEGHNNIDPIKLDELIECDADSGRGDSSVSSDLKEEEIPDHLAVGKEFTFRVTVLQAVGISTEYADIFCQFNFLHRHDEAFSTEPVKNTGKGTPLGFYHVQNITVSTTKSFIDYIKTQPIVFEVFGHYQQHPLHKDAKLEGSVRQPPRRMLPPSIPISQPVRSSKFGALPSPCTAHIHAKVDVLVWFEICELAPNGEYVPVVVEHSDDLPCRGLFLLHQGIQRRIRITIVHDQAAEIKWRDVRELVVGRIRNTPESDEDEDNDNSVLSLGLFPGEYLEIPGDDRVMFRFEAAWDSSLHNSPLLNRVTSQGEQIFMTISAYLELENCGRPAIITKDLSMVMYGRDARTGPRSLKHLFSGSYRNAEANRLSGVYELLLRRASEAGSPGVQRRQRRVLDTSSTYVRGEENLHGWRPRGDSLIFDHQWELEKLTRLEEVERVRHTLLLRERLGLDRALNSNKYQLEYTKSEKEVCNMVAKNNNLNNGNLDSYEYNDSEKELVMKCVRLIQGRSRSDPAKSKDTDVTSPSEEMTDMSTSMISSIMSNGSIELSSPERAPLPGECAPFPPVPVSSPGPRDPELVLYVPDMEEIRISPVVARKGYLNVLEHKTHGWKKRWVAVRRPYVFIFRDEKDPVERALINLATAQVEYSEDQLAMVRLPNTFSVVSKHRGYLLQTLHEKEVHDWLYAINPLLAGQIRSKSSRRNPQNLKETNEVMVSVNNK
- the LOC109600306 gene encoding kinesin-like protein unc-104 isoform X3 → MSSVKVAVRVRPFNNREISRECKCIIKMGGNTTTILNPKDDRNTKDAQKIHSFNFDYSYWSHDEGDPEFSSQLVVYKDIGEEMLQHSFDGYNVCIFAYGQTGAGKSYTMMGKQEEGQEGIIPQICKDLFNKIRTNSSPDIKYSVEVSYMEIYCERVRDLLNPKNKGNLRVREHPLLGPYVEDLSKLAVTSYQDIHDLIDEGNKARTVAATNMNETSSRSHAVFTIFFTQQRYDDTTQLTTEKVSKISLVDLAGSERADSTGAKGTRLKEGANINKSLTTLGKVISALAEIASKNKKSKKADFIPYRDSVLTWLLRENLGGNSKTAMIAAISPADINYDETLSTLRYADRAKQIVCKAVVNEDANAKLIRELKEEIMKLRELLKAEGIEVQEGPDGKIVYEKREPARVEENMVVRNNKENARSRTTSTTIAEEAVDQLQASEKLIAELNETWEEKLKKTEEIRVQREAVFAEMGVAVKEDGITVGVFSPKRTPHLVNLNEDPFMSECLIYYIKDGLTRIGSAEANIPQDVQLSGSHIKPEHCVFENKDNRVTLVPLNNALIYVNGREVTEPILLTTGSRVILGKTHVFRFTHPDEAREMREKNTPLETLDWSFAQNELLEKQGVDLKAEMEKKLLNLEEQYRKEKETADQLFEEQRKNYEARIDALQKQVEEQSMTMSMYSSYTPEDFNNEDDIFVNPLFDAECNWTEKEYELAASAWRKWKHHQFTSLRDDLWGNAIFLKEANAISVELKKKVQFQFTLLTDTLYSPLPADLRPAIDYDQDEDSNVPRTIVAVEVQDTKNGATHYWSLDKLRQRLELMREMYHNEAEMSPTSPDYNVESLTGGDPFYDRFPWFRMVGRGFVYLSNLLYPVTLIHKVAIVSEKGDVRGYLRVAVQAVIDEDNSDQVGVRQSARIAFESNPKECDADSGRGDSSVSSDLKEEEIPDHLAVGKEFTFRVTVLQAVGISTEYADIFCQFNFLHRHDEAFSTEPVKNTGKGTPLGFYHVQNITVSTTKSFIDYIKTQPIVFEVFGHYQQHPLHKDAKLEGSVRQPPRRMLPPSIPISQPVRSSKFGALPSPCTAHIHAKVDVLVWFEICELAPNGEYVPVVVEHSDDLPCRGLFLLHQGIQRRIRITIVHDQAAEIKWRDVRELVVGRIRNTPESDEDEDNDNSVLSLGLFPGEYLEIPGDDRVMFRFEAAWDSSLHNSPLLNRVTSQGEQIFMTISAYLELENCGRPAIITKDLSMVMYGRDARTGPRSLKHLFSGSYRNAEANRLSGVYELLLRRASEAGSPGVQRRQRRVLDTSSTYVRGEENLHGWRPRGDSLIFDHQWELEKLTRLEEVERVRHTLLLRERLGLDRALNSNKYQLEYTKSEKEVCNMVAKNNNLNNGGNLDSYEYNDSEKELVMKCVRLIQGRSRSDPAKSKDTDVTSPSEEMTDMSTSMISSIMSNGSIELSSPERAPLPGECAPFPPVPVSSPGPRDPELVLYVPDMEEIRISPVVARKGYLNVLEHKTHGWKKRWVAVRRPYVFIFRDEKDPVERALINLATAQVEYSEDQLAMVRLPNTFSVVSKHRGYLLQTLHEKEVHDWLYAINPLLAGQIRSKSSRRNPQNLKETNEVMVSVNNK
- the LOC109600306 gene encoding kinesin-like protein unc-104 isoform X1 yields the protein MSSVKVAVRVRPFNNREISRECKCIIKMGGNTTTILNPKDDRNTKDAQKIHSFNFDYSYWSHDEGDPEFSSQLVVYKDIGEEMLQHSFDGYNVCIFAYGQTGAGKSYTMMGKQEEGQEGIIPQICKDLFNKIRTNSSPDIKYSVEVSYMEIYCERVRDLLNPKNKGNLRVREHPLLGPYVEDLSKLAVTSYQDIHDLIDEGNKARTVAATNMNETSSRSHAVFTIFFTQQRYDDTTQLTTEKVSKISLVDLAGSERADSTGAKGTRLKEGANINKSLTTLGKVISALAEIASKNKKSKKADFIPYRDSVLTWLLRENLGGNSKTAMIAAISPADINYDETLSTLRYADRAKQIVCKAVVNEDANAKLIRELKEEIMKLRELLKAEGIEVQEGPDGKIVYEKREPARVEENMVVRNNKENARSRTTSTTIAEEAVDQLQASEKLIAELNETWEEKLKKTEEIRVQREAVFAEMGVAVKEDGITVGVFSPKRTPHLVNLNEDPFMSECLIYYIKDGLTRIGSAEANIPQDVQLSGSHIKPEHCVFENKDNRVTLVPLNNALIYVNGREVTEPILLTTGSRVILGKTHVFRFTHPDEAREMREKNTPLETLDWSFAQNELLEKQGVDLKAEMEKKLLNLEEQYRKEKETADQLFEEQRKNYEARIDALQKQVEEQSMTMSMYSSYTPEDFNNEDDIFVNPLFDAECNWTEKEYELAASAWRKWKHHQFTSLRDDLWGNAIFLKEANAISVELKKKVQFQFTLLTDTLYSPLPADLRPAIDYDQDEDSNVPRTIVAVEVQDTKNGATHYWSLDKLRQRLELMREMYHNEAEMSPTSPDYNVESLTGGDPFYDRFPWFRMVGRGFVYLSNLLYPVTLIHKVAIVSEKGDVRGYLRVAVQAVIDEDNSDQVGVRQSARIAFESNPKAIMDRNMHNLEERIIEGHNNIDPIKLDELIECDADSGRGDSSVSSDLKEEEIPDHLAVGKEFTFRVTVLQAVGISTEYADIFCQFNFLHRHDEAFSTEPVKNTGKGTPLGFYHVQNITVSTTKSFIDYIKTQPIVFEVFGHYQQHPLHKDAKLEGSVRQPPRRMLPPSIPISQPVRSSKFGALPSPCTAHIHAKVDVLVWFEICELAPNGEYVPVVVEHSDDLPCRGLFLLHQGIQRRIRITIVHDQAAEIKWRDVRELVVGRIRNTPESDEDEDNDNSVLSLGLFPGEYLEIPGDDRVMFRFEAAWDSSLHNSPLLNRVTSQGEQIFMTISAYLELENCGRPAIITKDLSMVMYGRDARTGPRSLKHLFSGSYRNAEANRLSGVYELLLRRASEAGSPGVQRRQRRVLDTSSTYVRGEENLHGWRPRGDSLIFDHQWELEKLTRLEEVERVRHTLLLRERLGLDRALNSNKYQLEYTKSEKEVCNMVAKNNNLNNGGNLDSYEYNDSEKELVMKCVRLIQGRSRSDPAKSKDTDVTSPSEEMTDMSTSMISSIMSNGSIELSSPERAPLPGECAPFPPVPVSSPGPRDPELVLYVPDMEEIRISPVVARKGYLNVLEHKTHGWKKRWVAVRRPYVFIFRDEKDPVERALINLATAQVEYSEDQLAMVRLPNTFSVVSKHRGYLLQTLHEKEVHDWLYAINPLLAGQIRSKSSRRNPQNLKETNEVMVSVNNK